A genomic stretch from Mustelus asterias unplaced genomic scaffold, sMusAst1.hap1.1 HAP1_SCAFFOLD_2442, whole genome shotgun sequence includes:
- the LOC144489695 gene encoding LOW QUALITY PROTEIN: uncharacterized protein LOC144489695 (The sequence of the model RefSeq protein was modified relative to this genomic sequence to represent the inferred CDS: substituted 1 base at 1 genomic stop codon) produces MAKPWKCADCGKGYGTPSELEAHRRSHTGERPFICSQCGKGFSQLSNLQRHQRVHTGERPFTCSQCGEGFTQSSHLQRHQRVHTGERPFTCSQCGKGFTRISSLQRHQRVHTGERPFTCSQCEKEFTYLSTLQSHQRVHTGERPFTCSQCGEGFTRSSHLQSHQRVHTGERPFTCSQCGEGFTQSSHLQIHQRVHTGERPFTCSQCGDGFIQSSHLQRHQRVHTGERPFTCSQCGKRFTQLSSLQRHQRAHTGERPFTCSQCGKGFIQLSELRTHXRVHTGERPFTCSQCGEGFTRSSSLLTHQRIHTGERPFTCSQCGKGFNQLSNLQAHQRVHTGERPFTCSQCGKGFTRSSDLRAHQRVHTGEKPPFTCSQCGKGFTRSSHLQRHQRVHTGERPFTCSQCEKGFTLSSHLQTHQRVHTGERPFTCSQCAKGFIQLSSLQRHQRVHTGERPFTCSQCGKGFTQLSSLQTHQRVHTGERPFTCSQCGKGFTRSTHLRTHQRVHTGERPFTCPQCGKGFTRLSSLQTHQRVHTGERPFTCSQCGKGFTRSSDLRTHQRVHTGEKPFTCSQCGQGFTQSSSLRVHQRVHTGERPFTCSQCGKGFTQLSNLQTHQRVHTGERPFTCSQCGQEFTQLSNLQTHERVHNGERPFTCSVCGKGFSVSSRLLRHQQVHK; encoded by the coding sequence ATggcgaaaccatggaaatgtgcggactgtgggaagggatacggaaccccatcagagctggaagctcatcggcgcagccacactggggagaggccgttcatctgctctcaatgtgggaagggattcagtcagttatccaacctgcagagacaccagcgagttcacactggggagaggccgttcacctgctctcagtgtggggagggattcactcagtcatcccacctgcagagacaccagcgagttcacactggggaaaggcccttcacctgctctcagtgtgggaagggattcactcggatatccagcctgcagagacaccagcgagttcacactggagagaggccgttcacttgctctcagtgtgagaaggaattcacttatttatccaccctgcagtcacaccagcgagttcacactggggagaggccgttcacctgctctcagtgtggggagggattcactcggtcatcccacctgcagtcacaccagcgagttcacactggagagaggccgttcacctgttctcaatgtggggagggattcactcagtcatcccacctgcagatacaccagcgagttcacactggggagaggccgttcacctgctctcagtgtggggatggattcattcagtcatcccacctgcagagacaccagcgagttcacactggagagaggccatttacctgctctcagtgtggtaagaggttcactcagttatccagcctgcagagacaccagcgagctcacactggggagaggccattcacctgctctcagtgtgggaagggattcattcagttatccgagcTGCGGACACACTAGCGAGTTcatacaggggagaggccattcacttgctctcagtgtggggagggattcactcggtcatccagcctgctgacacaccagcgaattcacactggggagaggccgttcacctgctctcagtgtgggaagggattcaatcagttatccaacctgcaggcacaccagcgagttcacactggggagaggccgttcacctgctctcagtgtgggaagggattcactcggtcatccgacctgcgggcacaccagcgagttcacactggggagaagcccccattcacctgctctcagtgtgggaagggattcactcggtcatcccacctgcagagacatcagcgagttcacactggggagagaccgttcacctgctctcaatgtgagaagggattcactctgtcatcccacttgcagacacatcagcgagttcacactggagagagaccattcacctgctctcagtgtgcgaagggattcattcagttatccagcctgcagagacaccagcgagttcacactggagagaggccattcacctgctctcagtgtgggaagggattcactcagttatccagcctgcagacacaccagcgagttcacactggggaaaggccgttcacctgctctcagtgtgggaagggattcactcggtcaacccatctgcggacacaccagcgagttcacactggagagaggccgttcacctgccctcagtgtgggaagggattcactcggttatccagcctgcagacacaccagcgagttcacactggggagagaccattcacctgctctcagtgtgggaagggattcactcggtcatccgacctgcggacacaccagcgagttcacacaggggagaaaccattcacctgctctcagtgtgggcagggattcactcagtcatccagcctgcgggtgcaccagcgagtccacacaggggagaggccgttcacctgctctcagtgtgggaagggattcactcagctatccaacctgcaaacacaccagcgagttcacacgggggagaggccgttcacctgctctcagtgcgggcaagaattcactcagttatccaacctgcagacgcacgagcgagttcacaatggggagaggccgttcacctgctctgtgtgtgggaagggtttcagcgtttcatcccggctgctgaggcaccagcaagttcacaagtga